The Deltaproteobacteria bacterium genome contains the following window.
CACTTTTTCCAAAAGAGTGTTGACGCAAACAATGGTTTTTTCTTTGTCTCTGGAAACGCGGGAAAAATCCAAAAGTTCTTGAACTATTTTTTTACAACGGATCGCCGCTTTTTCAATTTCTTTAAGATCTTCATAGGCATCCGGATTGTTTTCCATTTTCCTCAACAAAAGCTGGGTAAAAGCAAGCACACCTCCGAGAGGATTGTTCACTTCATGGGCCACGCCACCCGCCAGCATTCCAATGGCCGCCATTTTTTCCTGATGGATGACCTCTTGTTTGAGGCGAAGTTCTTCCGTGACATCGTGGTAATACATGACAGCCGATTGCATGACTCCATTTTCATCATATAAAGGGTAGGCATGAGCCACATAGTCCTGTTTTTGTATTTTATTTCCCAAATGGGCTTGGATCCGTTCTCCGCTTTGTAGCATGTTTTGTAAAGGACACTGGGGACACGGAGAATCTCGGTGGGCGAAGGCCTCGTAACATTTTTGTCCAATCACTTTGGTAATCTGGTTTTCACCAACTTTGGCTATGCTGAGGTTGGCGCGGAGAATGGTGTAGTGTTCATCCACAATCATCACGGGCTCCGCAATGGCATCGAATGTAGATTCCCACGTATATTTCCCTCTGGAAACCACATCGACCAACTTTTCCAGTTCTTGGACCTTCTTCAGGAGCCCTTTGCAAAACTCCGCCAGCTCCGGTTTGCTGAGGTGCGATAAAGTACGGGGGATGTCTGTTTTTTCTTCTTTCGTGAAATGCGGAGTTGCCATCGAAATCAAGGGTAACGGATTTTTGACACCTTTCAAAGTTAATTTTTACCTGCCCTCTTAGAATTGAATTTAACTATTTGATATTACTGATGTAAGTCTTGAGTAAAAAATAACCCTGAGGAGTTTTTTGACACGCAACTTGCGTGATCAACTTACTCGAAATCCAGTGTGTCTTCGTCGGGGTGTGCAACGCCGTACATTTTCAGGTCAATTAAAAGAACCGTGATGTTATCCCGTTTTTTAATTTTTTCATTGTCTCCATCTTCCTTAAGTTTTCTTTTTTCTCCCAATTCGAGCGCTTTTTCGATCATTTTCTCACAAGCCTCTCCCATATCGGGAATGGAGACCAGCGGAGTCATTTCCCGCAACGGCACATGGTCATAAAAACCATCGCTACAAAGAAGAAAACGGCCGCCGGAATAATGAATTGGATAGGAATTGATTTGCGCGACTACTTGAGATTGCGTACCGATGGCGTTGGTAATTTTGCTTCGATAATGCGGGGCATCTTCCGGTTTGATTTTTCCCATAAGAATTTGCTCATCCACCCAGCAATCGTCGCGAGTCATGCGGAAAAGCTGATTATCCCAAAAACCATAAGCTCTCGAATCGCCGACATTAAAAGACCAAACCTTGTCTTTCAAAAACCAGAGACCAACCAGAGTGGTTCCCATTTTCAATCCATTTTTTGATTTTTTAACGGCTATGCGGTGCAATTTTTGACCGGTTTCCCAGACGGC
Protein-coding sequences here:
- a CDS encoding PAS domain-containing protein, whose amino-acid sequence is MKGVKNPLPLISMATPHFTKEEKTDIPRTLSHLSKPELAEFCKGLLKKVQELEKLVDVVSRGKYTWESTFDAIAEPVMIVDEHYTILRANLSIAKVGENQITKVIGQKCYEAFAHRDSPCPQCPLQNMLQSGERIQAHLGNKIQKQDYVAHAYPLYDENGVMQSAVMYYHDVTEELRLKQEVIHQEKMAAIGMLAGGVAHEVNNPLGGVLAFTQLLLRKMENNPDAYEDLKEIEKAAIRCKKIVQELLDFSRVSRDKEKTIVCVNTLLEKV
- a CDS encoding serine/threonine-protein phosphatase, giving the protein MANDRFGIYLLCDGMGGPAGGDFASDFTSKQMMDTLIKAVQFQFSGKTSPDEPTMDILSDFRADSNGPASYIEYAVWETGQKLHRIAVKKSKNGLKMGTTLVGLWFLKDKVWSFNVGDSRAYGFWDNQLFRMTRDDCWVDEQILMGKIKPEDAPHYRSKITNAIGTQSQVVAQINSYPIHYSGGRFLLCSDGFYDHVPLREMTPLVSIPDMGEACEKMIEKALELGEKRKLKEDGDNEKIKKRDNITVLLIDLKMYGVAHPDEDTLDFE